The Gemmata palustris genome includes a region encoding these proteins:
- a CDS encoding AI-2E family transporter, with protein MSRPKPVSVRPLPVAGEKAFYRLGVILMTVGILYWAQTVLLPLALAILFAFALTPVAGWLERRRLGRVPAALLSTGGAIALLAGVLTVAERQTERLITDLRGDAYQKNIAHKLDPLLDLVHRLDRLEDAVTPESPPKPPDEGPKPTDPPTPVLVKQSGNGVLAWLPSLARPAAEVAATLLLVAVLTTFMLVQRAGTRDRLLGLARRRQLTTTTRALDDAAERVGRFLLLQAATNATMGLIMGVGLALIGVPYAPLWGMLTAGLRFLPYVGIWLSALFPFVLALAVFPGWGPALLVVHCTAGSI; from the coding sequence ATGAGCCGCCCCAAACCCGTCTCCGTCCGCCCCTTACCCGTTGCGGGGGAGAAGGCCTTCTACCGTCTCGGTGTCATCCTGATGACCGTCGGGATTCTGTACTGGGCGCAGACGGTCCTGCTCCCACTGGCACTGGCGATCCTGTTCGCGTTCGCCCTCACCCCGGTTGCGGGGTGGTTGGAGCGCCGCCGCCTCGGCCGGGTTCCGGCGGCGCTGCTCTCGACCGGTGGGGCGATCGCTTTGCTCGCCGGAGTGCTTACGGTTGCCGAGCGGCAGACCGAGCGCCTGATCACCGACCTGCGGGGGGACGCGTACCAGAAGAACATCGCCCATAAGCTCGACCCGCTCCTCGACCTGGTCCACCGGCTCGACCGGCTGGAGGACGCGGTCACCCCCGAGTCACCCCCGAAGCCGCCGGACGAAGGGCCGAAGCCGACCGACCCGCCGACCCCGGTGCTCGTCAAGCAGTCGGGCAACGGGGTGCTCGCGTGGCTCCCGTCGCTCGCCCGCCCCGCGGCCGAGGTGGCGGCCACGCTCCTGCTCGTCGCCGTGCTCACCACGTTCATGCTGGTGCAGCGGGCGGGGACCCGCGACCGGCTGCTCGGTCTGGCCCGCCGGCGCCAGTTGACCACCACCACGCGGGCGCTGGACGACGCGGCGGAGCGGGTCGGCCGGTTCCTGCTGTTGCAGGCCGCCACGAACGCCACAATGGGCCTCATCATGGGGGTCGGGTTGGCGCTGATCGGGGTTCCTTACGCGCCGCTGTGGGGGATGCTCACGGCCGGGCTCCGGTTCTTGCCGTATGTGGGCATCTGGCTGTCGGCACTGTTCCCATTCGTACTGGCGCTGGCCGTGTTCCCGGGGTGGGGACCGGCGCTCCTCGTCGTGCACTGTACGGCGGGTTCGATCTAG
- the katE gene encoding catalase, with translation MAQPKDDAKKNAHGESKGGETHQTAQGNVPVLTTQQGVPVAEDQNSLKAGPRGPTLLEDFQLREKIFHFDHERIPERVVHARGYGAHGFFESYGNVADVTRADVLQRKGEKTPVFVRFSTVAGNKGSADLARDVRGFAVKFYTREGNWDLVGNNIPVFFIQDAMKFPDMVHAFKDEPDSGFPQAATAHDNAWDFISLTPEAMHMVMWVMSNRAIPRSFRFMEGFGVHTFRFVNAQGKSTFVKFHWKPKQGLQSVVWNEAVKINGADPDFHRRDLWNAIEAGDLPEWELGVQLFDEEFAKKFEFDVLDATKLIPEEQVPVKLIGRMVLDRRVDNFFAETEQVAFCTQNVVPGIGFSNDPLLQGRNFSYLDTQLKRLGGPNFTHIPINAPKCPVMNFQQDGHMAMRNPKGRANYEPNSWGAEGGPRESPEKGFKSVSEPVEGAKVRVRSETFSDHYSQARQFYISQTPIEQTHIANALVFELSKVQTVAIRARIVSHLLNIDAALADAVAEGLRLKEMPKPAPAAKPTRRDLKPSDKLSIIKNGPKSFAGRKVGALVTDGVDADVLAALKKALKAEGAMLALIAPEVGGVKDSAGAWHDAHEKLEGGPSVVFDAVVVLPSKEGAAVLTKLPAARDFVADATAHRKFIGYSAAAAALFEKTGVALDEGFVPLNKAGDCGTFVAACRKLRFWDRAGAER, from the coding sequence ATGGCCCAGCCCAAAGACGATGCGAAGAAGAACGCGCACGGTGAGAGCAAGGGCGGTGAAACGCACCAGACGGCACAGGGCAATGTCCCGGTACTGACCACCCAACAGGGCGTCCCGGTCGCCGAGGATCAGAACTCCCTCAAGGCCGGCCCGCGCGGCCCGACGCTGCTTGAAGACTTCCAACTCCGCGAGAAGATCTTCCACTTCGATCACGAACGCATTCCCGAGCGCGTGGTCCACGCCCGCGGGTACGGGGCGCACGGGTTCTTCGAGAGCTACGGCAACGTCGCCGACGTGACCCGCGCCGACGTGCTCCAGCGCAAGGGCGAGAAGACGCCCGTGTTCGTCCGGTTCTCCACCGTCGCCGGGAACAAGGGCTCGGCCGATCTCGCGCGCGACGTCCGCGGGTTCGCGGTCAAGTTCTACACCAGGGAGGGCAACTGGGACCTGGTGGGCAACAACATCCCGGTGTTCTTCATCCAGGACGCCATGAAGTTCCCCGACATGGTCCACGCGTTCAAGGACGAACCGGACAGCGGGTTCCCGCAGGCCGCGACCGCACACGATAACGCCTGGGACTTCATCTCGCTCACCCCCGAGGCCATGCACATGGTGATGTGGGTCATGTCGAACCGGGCGATCCCGCGGTCGTTCCGGTTCATGGAGGGGTTCGGGGTCCACACGTTCCGGTTCGTCAACGCGCAAGGCAAATCCACGTTCGTGAAGTTCCACTGGAAGCCCAAACAGGGCCTGCAGTCGGTAGTGTGGAACGAGGCGGTGAAGATCAACGGGGCCGACCCCGACTTCCACCGGCGCGACCTGTGGAACGCGATCGAGGCGGGCGACCTCCCCGAATGGGAACTGGGCGTGCAGCTCTTCGACGAGGAGTTCGCCAAGAAATTCGAGTTCGACGTCCTCGATGCGACCAAGCTGATCCCCGAGGAGCAGGTGCCGGTCAAGTTGATCGGCCGCATGGTGCTCGACCGCCGGGTGGACAACTTCTTCGCCGAGACCGAGCAGGTCGCGTTCTGCACCCAGAACGTGGTGCCCGGGATCGGCTTCAGCAACGACCCGCTGCTCCAGGGCCGCAACTTCTCGTACCTCGACACCCAGTTGAAGCGCCTCGGGGGTCCGAACTTCACGCACATTCCGATCAACGCCCCGAAGTGCCCGGTGATGAACTTCCAGCAGGACGGGCACATGGCCATGCGCAACCCCAAGGGCCGCGCGAACTACGAGCCCAACTCGTGGGGCGCGGAGGGCGGCCCGCGCGAGTCGCCGGAGAAGGGGTTCAAGAGCGTTTCCGAACCGGTCGAGGGCGCCAAGGTGCGGGTGCGGTCGGAAACTTTCTCGGACCACTATAGCCAGGCCCGGCAGTTTTACATCAGTCAGACCCCGATCGAGCAGACCCACATCGCCAACGCGCTGGTGTTCGAGTTGAGCAAGGTGCAGACCGTGGCGATCCGGGCGCGGATCGTGTCCCACCTGCTCAACATCGACGCCGCCCTCGCCGATGCCGTGGCCGAGGGGCTGCGGCTCAAGGAGATGCCCAAACCGGCACCGGCGGCGAAGCCGACCCGACGGGACCTGAAGCCGTCGGACAAATTGAGCATCATCAAGAACGGCCCCAAGAGCTTCGCCGGGCGGAAGGTCGGGGCGCTCGTCACCGATGGCGTCGATGCGGACGTGCTCGCGGCCCTCAAGAAGGCCCTCAAAGCCGAAGGCGCGATGCTGGCACTGATCGCGCCGGAGGTCGGGGGCGTGAAGGACTCGGCGGGCGCGTGGCACGACGCCCACGAGAAGCTGGAGGGCGGGCCGTCGGTCGTGTTCGACGCCGTTGTGGTTCTGCCCTCCAAAGAAGGGGCGGCGGTGCTGACCAAGCTCCCGGCCGCGCGCGATTTCGTTGCCGATGCGACCGCCCACCGGAAGTTCATCGGCTACTCCGCGGCGGCCGCGGCCCTGTTCGAGAAGACGGGCGTTGCGCTCGACGAGGGGTTCGTGCCTCTGAACAAGGCGGGCGACTGCGGCACCTTCGTCGCGGCGTGCCGCAAGCTCCGGTTCTGGGACCGGGCCGGTGCCGAGCGCTAG
- a CDS encoding pyridoxamine 5'-phosphate oxidase family protein, which translates to MNSINENQPEQNKDDLQGKAAVAKIRELVGYAKNCFFCTTVPNGETGGTRPMNVRKVDDDGNLWFLSASDSHQNQELAHDPSVKLLFQGAPNSDFLSLTGRATVTTDRAKIEELWEPILKTWFTGGKDDPRITVIRVTPTDGYYWDTKHGSAVAYVKMLIGAAVGKTLDDSIEGKLRV; encoded by the coding sequence ATGAATTCGATCAACGAGAACCAGCCGGAACAGAACAAAGACGACCTGCAGGGCAAGGCCGCGGTCGCGAAGATCCGGGAGCTCGTCGGGTACGCGAAGAACTGCTTCTTCTGCACCACGGTTCCCAACGGCGAGACCGGCGGCACCCGCCCGATGAACGTCCGCAAGGTGGACGACGACGGGAACCTGTGGTTCCTGAGCGCGAGCGACAGTCACCAGAACCAGGAGCTGGCGCACGACCCGTCTGTAAAGCTCTTGTTCCAGGGGGCGCCGAACTCCGACTTCCTGAGCCTGACCGGGCGGGCCACTGTCACCACCGACCGGGCGAAGATCGAGGAATTGTGGGAGCCGATCCTCAAGACCTGGTTCACCGGCGGGAAGGACGATCCGCGAATCACCGTCATCAGGGTCACGCCGACCGACGGGTACTACTGGGACACGAAGCACGGGAGCGCGGTGGCTTACGTGAAGATGCTCATCGGGGCCGCCGTCGGGAAGACGCTGGACGATTCGATCGAGGGCAAGCTGAGGGTGTGA
- a CDS encoding PRC-barrel domain-containing protein — translation MMTSTLLRTGALTALLFGASVASAQPPAPPAAHNHNHYRAKQVLGTKILIAGDTAVGTVDDLVFDDAGNLEYLIVENGGKLFTVPFEAAKFNVEKRMAVLALTADQYKVIPTYTATTYPSFYTPTYRTEVYKYYGVTPRELRRLGPPVIVRP, via the coding sequence ATGATGACGAGCACCCTCCTGCGCACCGGCGCGTTGACCGCCCTCCTGTTCGGTGCGTCCGTGGCGTCCGCGCAGCCGCCCGCACCGCCGGCGGCCCACAACCACAACCATTACCGGGCCAAGCAGGTGTTGGGCACCAAGATCTTGATCGCGGGCGATACCGCTGTCGGCACCGTCGATGACCTCGTGTTCGACGACGCCGGGAACCTGGAGTACCTGATCGTCGAGAACGGCGGCAAGCTGTTCACCGTGCCGTTCGAGGCCGCCAAGTTCAACGTCGAGAAGCGCATGGCCGTGCTGGCACTGACCGCCGACCAGTACAAGGTGATCCCGACCTACACGGCCACCACGTACCCGAGCTTCTACACCCCGACGTACCGCACCGAGGTGTACAAGTATTACGGCGTGACCCCGCGCGAGCTGCGGCGCCTCGGGCCGCCGGTCATCGTCCGCCCGTAA
- a CDS encoding AI-2E family transporter produces MSNVVEPLLFGHGTGVSSLALLMATVFWAFLWGPVGLLLAVPLTVCLVVLGEHIPSLGFLRTLLGDAPDVDSGALFFHRALVGDYDGAEVLIGELADAPLADVYGKVLMPALAQAKAERERGDLEREEEGRVYRGVRAVLKGALASRRPAVSAGNGPIVIGCAAQGIGDRIALGMLGDLVAEAGGELVVVPAAKLVEEVRVRTGKKGNITVCLVALAPGGLSRAARLSEQVRSAKATIVVGRWGKEADTVSAEKLLKSAGATQITWTLAETLSALLPAKPEVRKPEPNAPKKPVPVGAK; encoded by the coding sequence ATGAGCAACGTGGTAGAGCCGCTGCTGTTCGGACACGGGACCGGGGTGTCGTCGCTGGCGCTGCTCATGGCAACGGTGTTCTGGGCGTTCCTGTGGGGGCCGGTCGGACTACTGCTGGCGGTCCCGCTGACCGTGTGTCTGGTCGTGCTGGGCGAGCACATCCCGTCGCTCGGGTTCCTGCGCACGCTCCTCGGCGACGCCCCGGATGTGGACTCGGGGGCGCTGTTCTTCCACCGGGCGCTGGTCGGGGATTACGACGGCGCGGAGGTGCTCATCGGGGAACTCGCCGACGCGCCGCTCGCCGACGTGTACGGCAAGGTGCTGATGCCGGCGCTCGCCCAGGCGAAGGCCGAGCGCGAGCGCGGGGACCTGGAGCGGGAAGAAGAGGGGCGCGTGTACCGGGGTGTGCGTGCGGTGCTCAAGGGAGCTCTGGCCTCGCGCCGACCGGCCGTGTCCGCTGGGAACGGGCCGATTGTGATCGGGTGCGCGGCGCAAGGGATCGGGGACCGGATCGCACTTGGGATGCTCGGGGACCTGGTGGCCGAGGCGGGCGGGGAGTTGGTTGTGGTGCCGGCCGCGAAATTGGTGGAAGAAGTCCGAGTGCGGACCGGGAAGAAGGGGAACATAACGGTGTGCCTGGTGGCACTCGCACCGGGCGGATTGAGCCGGGCGGCACGGCTGAGCGAACAAGTTCGGTCGGCGAAGGCGACAATCGTGGTCGGCCGATGGGGGAAAGAAGCGGACACAGTATCGGCCGAGAAACTCCTGAAGTCGGCCGGCGCGACACAGATCACGTGGACGTTGGCGGAGACGCTCAGCGCGCTGTTACCGGCAAAACCCGAGGTCCGTAAGCCGGAGCCGAATGCGCCGAAAAAGCCCGTTCCGGTCGGGGCGAAATAG
- a CDS encoding DUF1003 domain-containing protein: MSEHLLSGAVSRNIAAVRDLAAQVRSGRSRIDRITDAISGFVGSHRFLVAQVVVVGVWVGINAVPGIGHIDPFPFEFLNFVLAVEAIVLSTVVLMAQNRQGRESAEQAELHLQIGLLAEQETTKMLEMLREIHTKLGLGAAAKDPELREMIQTTQVELIADELKRSRTEEEPSSEPGPA; the protein is encoded by the coding sequence ATGTCCGAACATCTGCTCTCCGGCGCTGTGAGCCGCAACATCGCCGCCGTCCGCGACCTCGCGGCCCAGGTGCGCAGTGGGCGCAGCCGCATCGATCGGATCACCGACGCGATCAGCGGGTTCGTCGGGAGCCACCGCTTCCTGGTGGCGCAAGTCGTGGTTGTTGGTGTGTGGGTGGGCATCAACGCGGTGCCCGGGATCGGCCACATCGACCCGTTCCCGTTCGAGTTCCTGAACTTCGTCCTCGCGGTCGAGGCCATCGTCCTGTCCACCGTGGTGCTCATGGCCCAGAACCGGCAGGGGCGGGAGTCGGCCGAGCAGGCGGAGCTGCACCTGCAGATCGGGCTCCTCGCCGAGCAGGAGACGACCAAGATGCTGGAGATGCTCCGGGAGATTCACACGAAGCTCGGTCTCGGCGCGGCGGCCAAGGACCCGGAACTTCGAGAAATGATCCAAACTACTCAGGTCGAGTTGATCGCCGACGAATTGAAGCGGTCCCGGACGGAAGAAGAACCGTCGAGCGAACCCGGCCCGGCCTGA
- a CDS encoding SDR family oxidoreductase, whose translation MSQQKEPKGPMKPQSQPKPGLDSAMDPPPKYKAPLYKGADKLKGKAALITGGDSGIGRSVAVLYAREGADVAIVYLAAEQSDAEETKKAVQEEGRKCLLLPGDVKDPKFCRDAVEETVAEYGRLDVLVNNAAYQETQQKLEDISDEQFDTTFRTNIYGYFYMAKAAVAYLPKGGAIVNCGSITGLEGNKTLIDYASTKGAIHAFTKSLAQNLIDRGIRVNCVSPGPIWTPLQPVSKPPDKVAEHGAGTPLKRPGQPEEVAPAFVFFASEADSSYINGEILTLLGGETRAS comes from the coding sequence ATGAGCCAGCAGAAGGAACCGAAAGGCCCGATGAAGCCGCAGTCCCAGCCGAAGCCCGGCCTGGACTCGGCAATGGACCCGCCGCCGAAGTACAAAGCCCCGCTCTATAAGGGCGCCGACAAGCTCAAGGGTAAGGCCGCGCTCATCACCGGGGGCGACTCCGGGATCGGGCGATCGGTCGCGGTCCTGTACGCGCGCGAGGGGGCGGACGTGGCGATCGTGTATCTGGCTGCTGAGCAGTCCGATGCCGAGGAAACCAAGAAAGCGGTGCAGGAAGAAGGGCGCAAGTGCCTGCTCCTCCCCGGTGACGTGAAGGACCCGAAGTTCTGCCGGGACGCGGTCGAGGAGACCGTTGCCGAGTACGGGCGGCTCGACGTGCTGGTGAACAATGCGGCGTACCAGGAGACGCAGCAGAAGCTCGAGGACATCAGCGACGAGCAGTTCGACACGACGTTCCGGACGAACATCTACGGGTACTTCTACATGGCCAAGGCGGCGGTCGCGTACCTGCCGAAGGGCGGGGCGATCGTGAACTGCGGGTCGATCACCGGGCTCGAAGGGAACAAGACGCTGATCGACTACGCCAGCACCAAGGGCGCGATCCACGCCTTCACCAAGAGTCTGGCGCAGAACCTGATCGACCGGGGCATTCGGGTGAACTGCGTGTCGCCGGGGCCGATCTGGACGCCCCTGCAACCGGTGTCGAAGCCGCCGGACAAAGTGGCCGAACACGGCGCCGGCACTCCGCTGAAGCGCCCCGGCCAGCCCGAGGAGGTGGCCCCGGCGTTCGTGTTCTTCGCGTCGGAGGCGGATTCGAGTTACATCAACGGCGAGATCCTGACCCTGCTCGGCGGCGAGACGCGGGCGAGCTGA